A DNA window from Deltaproteobacteria bacterium contains the following coding sequences:
- a CDS encoding branched-chain amino acid ABC transporter permease encodes MGYAAIPAIAPENIVHLMTITGVLIIIASGLNLLTGYMGYVSFGNAAFVGIGAYISAVLAQRFGVSFWVGLAVAPILTAFFALLLGVAILRLSGIYFSIGTLILGEIFYSIYYNWSPVTGGFMGLNLPRAGIIIPGLYDLEFELIHWYYFIHFMVLLVVSGIALLVKSQFGKELIAIRENESLAESLGVNVNARKSQCFALTCLLAGLGGVLYGFYLGHIDPGSFAMAGSTEFITIIIIGGLASLIGPFFGAYLLITLSLYLEVLGNWRMVAYGLIIVLVMLYLRGGIAGLLKTILSRTISDDPT; translated from the coding sequence TTGGGTTATGCCGCTATTCCAGCCATCGCCCCGGAAAATATTGTTCATTTGATGACCATAACCGGGGTTTTGATTATCATAGCATCGGGGTTGAATCTGCTTACCGGGTATATGGGGTATGTATCCTTTGGGAATGCCGCATTTGTGGGGATAGGGGCCTATATCTCTGCAGTTTTAGCGCAACGCTTTGGAGTTTCATTCTGGGTGGGCTTAGCGGTGGCTCCCATTTTGACGGCTTTTTTTGCCCTCTTGTTGGGAGTGGCAATTCTTAGATTGTCAGGCATATATTTTTCAATCGGGACGCTTATTTTAGGAGAAATATTTTATTCCATTTATTATAACTGGTCTCCGGTCACCGGTGGATTTATGGGACTCAACCTCCCTAGGGCAGGGATCATCATACCAGGTTTATATGATTTGGAATTCGAATTAATTCATTGGTACTACTTCATTCATTTCATGGTACTCCTGGTTGTAAGCGGTATTGCCTTGCTCGTAAAGTCACAGTTCGGTAAGGAACTGATTGCCATACGAGAAAATGAGTCCTTAGCGGAATCCCTTGGAGTTAACGTTAACGCGAGAAAATCCCAGTGCTTTGCCTTAACATGCCTCCTTGCTGGATTAGGAGGAGTGCTCTATGGCTTTTACCTGGGTCATATTGATCCGGGTTCCTTTGCCATGGCCGGGTCTACGGAATTCATAACCATTATCATTATCGGCGGGCTGGCCAGTCTCATAGGACCCTTCTTCGGAGCTTACCTTCTTATTACATTGTCGCTCTATTTAGAAGTGCTGGGTAATTGGCGCATGGTGGCGTATGGGTTGATCATTGTATTGGTGATGCTCTATCTCAGGGGCGGGATTGCAGGTTTGTTAAAAACTATTTTAAGCCGGACAATAAGCGATGATCCTACTTAA
- a CDS encoding branched-chain amino acid ABC transporter permease, with protein MFTFDIISQQILNGLLTGTSYILVALGLTLIFGVYRIINLAHGAVYMWGAFACHIFATKLGFNIYLATFIAMVLAGGLSVFIERSVFRQLKGSADWVALVAGLGIYYALENIGWIIMGPRELHIHAIANQKVFRFWGLYANLQKLILAGLCLIILLSMAAVLKKTKIGRAIRAASSDSETAQLVGINTNRVSFSVFFLGGAFAAVAGSMVGSLASVNPAMGFSPMIMAFVIVVFGGMGSILGTVIAGLMVGVLQNVLAFAVAPTFAYAFTMLTLLIIFILRPKGLFGE; from the coding sequence CTACATTTTGGTTGCCTTGGGGCTTACCTTGATTTTCGGTGTCTATCGCATAATTAATCTGGCTCACGGAGCAGTCTATATGTGGGGGGCCTTTGCCTGTCACATATTTGCGACCAAGTTGGGATTCAATATTTATCTGGCTACCTTCATTGCCATGGTTCTGGCAGGAGGGCTTTCGGTTTTCATAGAAAGGAGCGTGTTTCGGCAATTGAAGGGCAGTGCAGATTGGGTGGCTTTAGTGGCTGGTTTGGGGATTTATTATGCGCTAGAGAATATTGGCTGGATAATCATGGGCCCCAGAGAGCTTCACATCCATGCCATAGCTAATCAGAAAGTATTCAGGTTCTGGGGCCTGTATGCCAATTTACAAAAATTAATATTGGCCGGGCTGTGTCTGATTATTCTTCTGTCGATGGCTGCCGTGCTAAAAAAGACTAAAATTGGCCGGGCCATCAGGGCGGCAAGCTCAGATTCAGAAACAGCCCAATTGGTGGGAATTAACACAAATCGAGTATCCTTTTCCGTGTTTTTTTTGGGTGGCGCTTTCGCCGCGGTAGCTGGTTCCATGGTTGGGTCACTTGCTTCGGTAAACCCGGCCATGGGCTTTTCTCCGATGATCATGGCATTTGTCATCGTGGTTTTTGGAGGCATGGGGAGCATCCTGGGCACTGTAATAGCTGGACTGATGGTCGGTGTACTACAAAATGTTTTGGCTTTTGCCGTTGCCCCTACCTTCGCTTATGCCTTCACGATGCTCACACTTTTGATCATTTTCATTTTGCGGCCAAAAGGCCTTTTCGGGGAATGA
- a CDS encoding ABC transporter ATP-binding protein, with the protein MLTIKNIFVRYGKTEVLHGLDLTVEKGEIVSLFGPNGSGKSTLLRSICGLINIGSGRVAFEGKDLKGLPTSDIVRLGISQVPEGRKVFYEMTVLENLLVGGYVHDTKSNKKKLDEIFQIFPRLQERSKQKGGTLSGGEQSMLVVGRALMNDPKLLIMDEPCLGLAPIIVKNLATTIKHLVQLGLTVLLVEQNAKFALGSATRGYVISNGRIVAEGTTDNLMSREEEIRKAYLGA; encoded by the coding sequence GTGCTGACCATTAAGAATATCTTTGTAAGATATGGAAAAACAGAGGTTTTGCACGGTCTGGATCTGACTGTTGAAAAAGGCGAAATAGTATCCTTGTTTGGCCCTAACGGATCTGGAAAATCAACTCTTCTGCGGAGCATTTGCGGGTTGATAAATATTGGAAGTGGGAGAGTAGCTTTTGAAGGTAAAGATTTGAAAGGCCTGCCTACATCCGATATCGTGCGTTTGGGTATTTCACAAGTACCGGAAGGACGCAAGGTATTTTATGAAATGACGGTTTTGGAAAATCTTCTGGTGGGCGGCTATGTTCATGATACCAAAAGTAACAAAAAGAAATTGGACGAAATTTTTCAAATATTCCCAAGATTGCAAGAAAGATCAAAACAGAAAGGAGGGACTTTAAGCGGGGGAGAACAATCCATGCTGGTTGTTGGCCGAGCCTTAATGAATGATCCCAAGTTGTTGATCATGGATGAGCCTTGTTTGGGTTTGGCTCCAATAATTGTCAAGAATCTTGCAACAACCATAAAACATTTGGTTCAATTAGGTTTGACAGTGTTGCTTGTGGAGCAAAATGCCAAATTTGCCTTGGGTTCGGCCACACGAGGTTACGTCATTTCGAATGGAAGAATCGTCGCAGAAGGAACAACGGATAATCTAATGTCCAGGGAAGAAGAAATAAGGAAGGCCTATTTGGGTGCCTGA
- a CDS encoding ABC transporter ATP-binding protein: MILLKAENLCKSFGGLNAIREVSFEIEKATILALIGPNGAGKTTLLNLLTNFIKPDKGHVVFCQRSLDGLPRHDIVKLGIARTFQTLTVFENLTAADNIIIGHSSRVKTGLRNILSLISINRSQRETDERASNILKDVLKFVNFNSKYMNRPVNELSIIDKKRVAVASALASEPKLLLLDEPLAGLNQSESQEVLDLMRKTKTAGTSILLIDHNLEAVMSVADRVMVLNFGELVCEGTPSEIISSKKVSEVYLGE, from the coding sequence ATGATCCTACTTAAAGCGGAAAATCTTTGTAAATCGTTTGGAGGCCTAAATGCAATAAGGGAGGTCAGTTTCGAAATCGAGAAAGCGACTATTTTAGCTTTGATCGGACCGAATGGAGCAGGAAAAACCACTTTGCTCAACCTGCTAACCAATTTTATAAAGCCAGACAAAGGTCATGTGGTTTTTTGCCAAAGAAGCCTTGATGGCTTACCCCGACATGATATCGTCAAATTGGGGATAGCAAGAACCTTTCAGACTCTTACTGTTTTTGAAAATCTCACGGCCGCAGATAATATAATTATCGGCCATTCGTCGCGGGTCAAAACAGGTCTAAGGAATATTTTGAGTCTCATTTCTATCAATAGAAGCCAAAGAGAAACCGATGAACGTGCATCAAACATACTCAAAGACGTTTTAAAGTTCGTCAATTTTAACAGCAAATACATGAATAGGCCGGTAAATGAATTATCCATTATTGACAAAAAAAGAGTGGCCGTCGCGTCTGCGTTGGCATCTGAGCCTAAATTGTTGCTGTTGGATGAGCCGCTGGCTGGACTAAACCAATCTGAATCACAAGAGGTTTTGGATTTGATGAGAAAAACAAAAACAGCGGGGACATCCATATTGCTGATAGATCATAACTTAGAGGCGGTCATGAGTGTAGCGGACAGGGTGATGGTTCTAAATTTTGGCGAACTTGTCTGCGAAGGGACTCCTTCGGAGATTATCAGTAGTAAAAAGGTATCCGAAGTATATCTGGGAGAATGA